The genomic window ACTGAGAATCCGAACCAAGATACATGCTGGCCCCTTTCTCTCCTTCTCTGCTCTTTTAATGTTCTGCGTATGAGATAATTTCAAATAATCTCCTACAACTTAAGCTTCCACTGCAACAGAGTTTGAAACTCTAAATTTTAAGctaacttgattcaaccccccttctcaagttcatctagaaccatcaattggtatcaggagcaaGGTCTCAAGGAGTCAAGCTTCACAGCTTGGAGCTAAGATCCATGGCCAACAACATGAATCCCAATATCGTGGCTTTCACTCTCACTGAAGGGCAGTCCAATAATAGACATCCCTACTTCAATGGCAGCAACTACTCTTACTGAAAAGAAAGAATGAGAATCTTCGTGCAGTCGATCGACTACAACATCTGGAAGATCATTCTCAATGGTCCAGACGTTCCCACCAAACAGAATGCTGATGGAGAAGTTGTGGCAAAGGAGGACAGCGAATGGACAGATGAAGAAAAGAAGGTTGAACTAAATGCCAAGGCAATCAACCTGATGCATTGTGCAATCAGTTTTGAAGAGTTCAGAAAAGTGTCAAGGTGCAAAACGGCTAAAGAAATCTGGGATAAGCTCAGACTCACTCATGAAGGCACTAAGCAAGTGAGGGAGACCAGAATTGACATGCTGATGAAGGAGTATGAAATGTTCAGTATGAAGGAGGATGAGAGCATCGATCAAATGTTCGAAAGGttctcaataatcatcaacaatctgGACGCCATGGGAAGAAACTACTCTGAAGAAACCTTGGTAAGGAAGATTCTGAGAAGTCTTACTAAGAAATGGGAAGTGAAAAGCACAGCCATCTCTGAAAGGAATGATTTGATCAAAATCACCTTTGATGAGCTGAGAGGCAAGCTGTTGGCTTATGAAACCACTCACATGTCTCAAGACAAagatgacaaaaagaaaagtataaCACTAAAATCAAGAATGACAGCCCAAGGAGAAGAATCTGATGACAGtttctcagatgaagaaatggtgctctttgcaagaaaaatgaaaagactACTGAGATACAAAAACAAAGGCAAAGGAAGCTCCTCATCCAAATATGTCAAGAAAGATCAAGTTAAGTTCACATGCCATCACTGCAAGGAGCCTGGTCACTTCAAGTCAGATTGCCCTCAACTTAAGAAAGACGAAAAATCCAagaaagacaaaaagaaggtgatgatGGCAACATGGGAGGACTTGGAGAACGACACCAGCTCAGAGAGCTCAGATCAAGAAGCTCAACTATGTCTGATGGCAGATCATAATGATGAAGATGAGGTAGATCTCTCTGACTTATCTATTGATGAACTGCACTACATTATCAAAGACATTTCTGTGAACTCTAAGAAAATCTTGGATAAGTATGCTAAATGTAAGAAAGAAAATGAGGCTTTGAGGACAGAAAATGATCTCCTTTTGAAAAAGATTAAGGCAAATGAAACTAgcaatgaaaattttttaaaagaagaaaacattGCCTTGCAAGCTGAATTAGAAAAATACAAACTCAAGCATGAAGTTACTGCTTCCACTGATTTGATTTCTGAAAACAAAAAGCTgaatgaacaaataaaaaatttgaataaagacTTAGCAAAGTTTGTTCAAGGTTCTCAAAATATGAACAAACTACTTGCTAGTCAAAGGTTTGGATCTGAAATGTTGATGGGTTAAAGCATAATCTATTGAGcataagtcaattgtgtgatcTTGGATATGCTGTAACCTTTAGAAAATCTGATTGTAGAGTCATAAATGAGAAAACAGGGGCTATTTTATTTGTTGCCAAAAGAAATGACAATGTTTATGGTATCACTCTAGATGATCTAAAAGTTCAAAATGTAACTTGTTTCTCTTCAATGGAATCTGAAAAATGGATGTGGCATAAGAGGTTAGGACATGCTAGCATGTTCCAAATCTCTAAGCTTGTAAAAAGAGGCTTAGTTAGAGGTCTTCCTAATATAAAATTTGATAAGGACATcatttgtgatgcttgtcaaatgggTAAACAAATTAAAACCTCTTTCAAACCCAAGGAAGATGTCTCTACTAAGAAACCATTGGAGTTGTTACATCTTGATCTGTTTGGACCAACTAGGACTCAAAGTCTTGGAGGAAAGAGTTATGGCatggtaattgtggatgactatactagatTTGGCTGGGTGTTCTTTCTTGCTAATAAACATGAGGCTTTTTCAGTTTTTGAGAAATTCAGTAAAAAGGttcaaaatgaaaaaggtttaaaaattgtttcaattagaagtgatcatggtaaagaatttgaaaatcaattttttgaatctttttgtgatgAACAAGGCATATCAcataacttctcttgtccaagaacacctcaacaaaatggtgttgtggaaagaagaaatagaagtttaCAAGAAATGGCTAGAGCTATGTTATGTGAATATGAAATCCCCAAGTTCTTATGGGCTGAGGCTGTGAACACAGCCTGCTATGTTTTAAATAGAACCATCATTAGGAAGTTTTTGAAGAGAACCccatatgaactttggaaagggcaTCCTCCTAATCTTAGTTATTTTCATGTGTTTGGCTGCAAGTGTTTCATTTTGAACATCAAAGAAAATTTAGGAAAACTTGATCCCAAAACACATGAAGGAATTTTTCTTGGTTATTCCACTaatagcaaggcctatagagtttataaCAAGAACTCCAAAACTGTTGAGGAAACCATGCATGTCACATTCTGTGAATCTAACTCTGTTCCTAGTGTTTTCATTGATGATAGTCCAGGTTTTGAAGTTGAAGTACCTAAGAATAGTGAACCTGTTCCACAAAATCCAAGTTCTCATGAAGTTGTACCTGCTAGCAACGAAAATCCCAATTCTGCAGGAGACAATTTGGAATTATCTCCTGTTTCTGCAGAAAATATTGATGCAGAGGCCATTGTTGACCAAGAGGAATCTGAATCCTCAAACCAGTCAAGAAGACCAAGAGAATGGAGGTTTCTGAAAAACTATCCTGAGGAGTTCATAATAGGAAATCCATCCACTGGTAGGACTACTCGTTCATCTTTTAAAAGAGCCGAATCCAACAACATTGCTCTTTTATCAAAGATTGAACCTCAGAACATTCAAGAAGCTCTTGCTGATCCTTCATGGGTGTTAGCTATGAAGGAAGAATTACAGCAATTTGAGAAGAATCAGGTTTGGTCATTAGTGCCTTATCCAAATGGAAAGAAAGTCACTGGCACTAAATGGATTTTCAGAAACAAACTGGGTGAAGATGGATCCATAGTCTGAAACAAAGCTAGATTGGTGGCTCAAGGATATGATCAAGAGGAAGGGATCGACTTCGATGAGTCCTTTGCGCctgtagctagaatggaagccatCAGATTGCTACTTGCTTATGCAGCTCATTGTGGTTTCAAGCTATTCCAAATGGACGTAAAGTGTGCTTTTCTCAATGGCATAATAGATAGAGAGGTTTATGTGGCTCAACCACCTGGGTTTGAAAACAAATCTTTtcctaaccatgttttcaaactagcTAAGGCCTTAtatggtttgagacaagctcctagagcttggtatgagaggctTAGctcatttttgttgaaaaataattttcaaagaggAGCCACTGACACCACTTTATTTATTAGGAACTATCAtgatcattttattcttgtgcaagtttatgttgatgatattatatTTGGTTCAGCTAATGAGGATTTGTGTGCAGATTTTGCTAAGCTTATGACCAATGAATTTTATATGAGCATGATGGGAGAACTCAATTTCTTCCTAGGCTTGCAAATCAAGCAAACTGCTGAAGGCATATTCATccatcaagaaaaatatgcaaaggAACTTGTCAAGAAGTTTGGGCTGGACTGTGCTAAGCCTATGAGAACCCCCATGCATCCTAACATCAAGCTTGATAAGGATGAACATGGTAGAGATGTTGATGAGACACGTTACAGAGGGATGATTGGATCCCTAATGTATCTAACCTCCTCAAGGCCTGATATCATCCAAAGTGTTGGAGtttgctcaaggtttcaatcaaaGCCTAAGGAGTCACATTTCTCTGCTGTCAAGAGGATCATCCGATATGTACTTGGTACCACTAATTATGGGTTATGGTTTCCTAAGACTGATTCTTTTCAATTAGTGGATttctgtgatgcagattttgctggggaTAGGATTGATAGAAGAAGCACAAGTGGCATGTGCTGCTTTCTTGGGAAATCTCTCATTGTTTGGTCTAGCAAAAAGCAAGCTACAGTAGCACTTTCAACTGCCGAAGCTGAGTATATTGCATCCTCCTCTTGTTGTTCTCAATTATTATGGCTGAAAACTCAACTAGCTGACTATAAATTGAATGTCTCAAATATTCCATTGTTTTGTGACAACATGAGTGCTATTAATATTTCCAAAATCCTGTCTTGCACtcaagaacaaaacacattgAAGTTCGTTTTCATTCtataagagaacatgtgcaaaatggAAATTTAGATATTCAGTTTGTTAATTCTGAGGGTCAGCTAGCTGATATTTTCACAAAACCATTGATAGAGGAGCGGTTCTGCAAGTTACGAACTGAACTGGGCATTATAACTTCATCTCTGTTTCCTTAATGTTTCTAATAATGAGATCTTTTGtgttttgtctcataaatcgCGGTGAGATTTTTTGGCAGATGATGAGTTAACTTCATTAAGTCACTATGAAGCTACTGGATTCACACCTGACCATAATAAATGATGGACCTCAAGTGCTGGAGCAGTTCACGACATCTGGGCTTTCTTTATTGAAACCATTTGGCCCATTTCAGCCTTGCTCTCTTAATGTTTTACCAACTGCATTTCATTTTTTAAATTGGGCCCCTTCAATTTTTTCACATCATTTCTTCAAATGGGTTTTCAATTTTTGTCTGTTCTACTTTCTTTAGgcatcttttgattttttttctctctcctgGTATCAACGTACAAAGGTTACAGCTGTAACTTTCAATGATTTACAAAACATTTTAAAGTTTTCATTTTTACCTACTTCCAAGATGCAGCCTTTACTCTTCTCTTTAAAACTCCTATTTCTTTTGCTTACTTGCTTGTGAGACATATGCATGCTTGTGTTAGTACCAAAAATGCTTTACCTTATGCCATGCTTCTTACAAAAATTTTTCATTATTACAATGTTGATTTTGGGGCTGAAATTGCAAAAGATTGTAACTCATATATCAAAGGGGGTGGTGCAGTCAAGAAAACAGCTCCCAAGCGTCGCCAAACTGATGACAGCACTAATGTTCCCTCTGTTGATGAGGATCCTCTGATTTCCCCTTCCACATCCACTACAATCAAGGTCATGACCCGCATTCTGAAGAatgtgcttgaagaatttatcAATCTGACTGACCTTCTTCTCCATCATGGTGCTGAACGCAAAAGGAATCAAGTCTTGGAGGAGAATGATCTCAAGAAGACCAAAGGAAGGATTCGCATTCTGAGGGACTTTGTGGAGGATGTTGAGGTTAGCCTCACCATATATGACAATGAGGGGGAGGACGATGGAACCTCTGATGAATCCAACTCTGATGCCTAGCTCTTGTTATCTCATATGCGAATATGACTTGTCTTCCTTTTGAACttgtttattttactttctttagGATGACTGTAACTAAATCACTCTGCTACTTGGACTATATGCACCAGCCACTAACAAATTTTGTGCAGGTTTTTCCTttcctcccttgatgacaaaagggggagaaaagaaaaggaatgttAGTTTTGGCTTAGGGATTAATAGTAATAGTTAAGAACAATATTTTGATTTATCATGTTTTGTGCTGCTATGATTCATCCTTTGCTGTGCTTAGTGTTAATTGCTCTGTGCTTTCATTACTGTGATATATTATTTGGAAATATTGGTCTTGGCTGTTTTTAAGTTTTGTTCAGGAAAAGATGTAAGCCATGATTAAGGGGGAGTAATGCTAGCATTCAGGGGGAGCAACTCACAATCCGAATGTAATCAAAGGGAAGTGTTCTTAACTCATTTAAATTTGTTATTAATTTCCCTATtttatcatgtttgtcatcaagggggagattgttgagccTAGTTTGATTTTGGGTTATGTTGTGATGACAAACATTTAATTGGGATGAAAGCCCAATATTGTTTAATATGGGTGCTAGCTAGTGATGCAGGCCCAAATGTCCAAGTCCACATTGTCTTAGTCCTAGACCAGCTAATACTTCAGCAAATGTAAAAGAGCCAAGCTCATTCTCATTGCACCGATCAGCAAAGAATAAAAGGTTATGCATttggcaaaaagaaaagaaagacaaggACATCTGTCAACATCAAGGACAGCTGGGGCTCTAGCAAAGCAACAAGACACAAGGACACCCCACTAACCCAAGGACAATAGCAGAGCAATACTTTGTTGGTGGTTGAGCAAAACACAAATATGCAGAAGCAAGGAGCAGCTCCTCGTATGGCAGAGATCATGGAgcaggaagaaaaagaagagcatgccaaggaagaaaacaaaaccaaggaccacagaggTGGTGGACGAGCTCCTCCAGCAGCAAGGGTAGTGGAGCATGATGAAAAATGACAGCTTGCTAGCTGTGCCAGCTCCAACGGGCAGCAAGGAAAAGCAAAGAGGATGAAGCTACAATGAAGCCAAGCTGAAGATATATAACAAGCCTCACTCCAACATTTCAAGTTAAGAAAGAGAGCACACACATTCAGAGCACCATCTCTAACATAGAGCTAgaatctctttcttctactcaagcttaattctgatttttttgttatggctgtcttgcgttattttctgttttgaaaaAGGCAATTATGTGAGGAtcaaaagccaagagagaaaaggCAAGAGTGATGCAAAATAGCCACTGTTTTTCTGATGTAATCTGGGTTTAtgaactaggattagttccccttgccaagttgggttagcacttggtgaGAATTGAATCTGTGTAGATTCCCCttccaagttgggttagcactttggggttgctaagctttggtgaagaaagcttagggggtagatactagttgaattagggagtaattcaataagtattggtgtatgtaatctgagGATTATAGTGGAAATTCTACCAtggtttgtggtggagactggacgtaggattCTTGGTACTGAgaatccgaaccaggatacatgctggcccctttctcttcttctctgctcTTTTAATGTTCTGCGTATGAGATAATTTCAAATAATCTCCTACAACTTAAGCTTCCACTGCAACAGAGTTTGAAACTCTAAATTTTAAGctaacttgattcaacccccttctcaagTTCATCTAGAACCATCAAGTCAGTTCTAAAGACGTATTATTGTGAGCTTCTATTTGATAATTCTTTTATGTAAATTTTAAAAACACTTTCTAATTTTCTATAGACTTTACAATTTAAGAATATTATAATATCTCACGTTTTAATATTTTGAGCTGCAtggttaataaaaaattatttattatggtTGTGGATAATATTTAAGTGCCATATCTTGCTAATTGTATTGCAGTATGTGTTCTCTTTTAGACATGGTTTATGATAGCACACTATAGTATCATGTTTTATGAATTATAATCCATGCTGCCAACCCCACCGGCCAGTGAAGGCACAGCAGTTGTTATTCGTCACACTGGGCATGTTCCCCCCACCCCCAAAacaaaaaaacaacaaaacacacacatAAAAGGACTGGTTTGCTTTCTATGTAAAGGGAATAATGAATTCAAATTATTCAAAAATTTTGTAGGGGATATCCTATTCATTGTAAATTATTGGGAATTCTGACTTCGTTACTAGATAAttgcttttttcttttcctttactaTGCTGATACCAGATTTCAGAAACTTGTTATTTTGTGTGATGTAAATTTCAGCTTTTATCTGAAAGAAAAACTTTTCATCAATCTGTTTCTCTTatgcttatttattttttattttcctccCTGATGAATAAGCTGTTAGGAAGGAAGCTGGAAAGTGGTTGAAGTAGATGCCCGACAATGGGGGACCATATCCATGATTTTGTCAACTCAACTTGGAGATTTTGTTCTTCTTTAGGTGGTTGGATTTCGGGTTTAATATTGAAACCTTGCAAAAAAGTGGTGAGACAAGACATTTTATTTGGAGaagtttttgttttttcttatttGCTGTCATTTTAAATTACAATTCCATGATGCTTTTTGAATTCAGGTTGGCATAGTATTTACTAGTTCTCTTTCTAGGTTGGCTGACGGAAAAGACAATTGTTATCCCGAGTTCATGGATGAATGTATATATATTAGCTCATCAGATGATGACCTTGAGGAGATAGAAGATCCAAAGAGGAGTCTCCCTCAATGGGCTACTGCTGAAAGGAATTCAGGTGGTTGATCTGTTCTAGATGCTCCCCTTCAATGGAGTTTCTTTATAAATTAGTAAGCACTTTCATGATATAAGTAATAAGTAATGTTGTGTGCAGATTATGGTGGACGGCCAAGGCACGATAGTTTTTCAAGAGGCGCAAGTACTTCAGGTGCTAGCTCTTCCAATGTTAATAATAATCATTCCTAAATCAAGCTTCGTGCTCAACCTGTATCTAGCAAAAATGGACCGAATCAGAGAGTTGCACGTCGAGAAGAACCTTCATATCATGCACAGAATGGAAACACAAGTCAGTCAACTCAACAGGCTTTCAAGCGGGCTCTTCCTCAAACTATTCATCCATATACATCAAGGGTTCCACCATCTTCGTCGTTTGCACCTGATAGCAGATTAAGTAACTTAAAGGATAACATGAACAATAGTCAGTTTTTTTGATACATATAGGAATCGTCCCCATGGAGTAGGACCTACGATAAGGCCTACAACCGTGGCCCATTTATGAGGGGCAGTGATGAAGATCGCTTCATGCATCAAAATGGTGTGATTAGGGTTCTTCCTCCATCTTTGATGCATGGTAAGTCTGTACCTCCACAGTATGCTAGTTCCAGTGAACCTGCATTCCGCTCTGGTGCAGGTGATGAACGGGCTCCTGGAAGTGATGAGAGACTAATTTATGAGGCCATTATGGAGGTATACACCCTATTTTTTATTGTGTGGTTAATTCCGTTTATTTAAACTGCAGAATGAATTGGGGAACACGGAATTTGTAATCAGGTGGTTTGGAGCGTGCATTCAAGAGGGAGGCCCTGAGGGAATCGGTTAATGTCTGAGCAGTAATTGTAAATCATGTAATTCTTCTGCACCCATTTGAGCTTCCTCTGACCGTTTGAATCAAGCTGTTGAGAGAGCCAAGAGTTGTTATTATCAGAGGAGTTTGATGATGATAAGTTGCATGAAGAAACACCATTGGACCAAACACAACCATTGGCTTTCAAGTTCTTGAAGGAAGCTGTGAATGGAGCTTGGCTCCAATCTGTCTTCACAAGCCCTCCTCTTGTTGCCCAATCATCAGCGTTCGAGAGGCTTGAATACAATTTCATTGGTTGGTAATTTGGGTAGGGAACACCAACACCCTCTAAGTTCTTGAACTCCCTTATTGGTCTCCCATCAATATAAAACCTGAGTTTTGAATTAGTCTGAGTAGTTTATTACTCTAATATTATTTCAATGAAAAATGAATGTTTATGCTGTGAACTTCTGTATATGGAATACTTGAGATTTAGGAGATGAGAATAAAAGAACAGGTAACAAAAGAAAGATGAGAGAGAATATAATAAGGCGGCGTGTtacaaacacttttttttttaggtttaattatccTCGGTTAATTTATTATGAATAGGTTAATggcgaattttttttttcaaagttaaaaAGGACTTTTATTGCATCATAAAAGTGGTACAAGTGTCCAAATGCAGGACATGAGATAGAGAAAGTGGGGTTTTCccaaataaaaactcactaaaggCAAAGTGAATAAAACTGAACCAAACTTAGCAGGGAGAATTggggaaaaaacaaaaaacctaAGACAGTGAGTTTAGTCTAGAGAGATGAATTGTTGCACCAGGTTTACTGACATTTGAAACGTCTCTTCCGGCGTTTGGTTTGTGTGCTCAAAGACCCAAAGGTTTTTTGCCTTCCATATGTTCCAACAGATACTTGCCACAAGACCCATCAACCTCTTTCCATCATGTTGCCGCTCAAGCTTTGTCTTCAATTCCTGCCACCATTCAAAGAACTGGTCACCGGTAGGATGTGGAAGGTGCAGGTAAATCTGACTTCTACTCCAAATGTCTTGGGCTTTGTTGCATGTAATTAGGCAGTGGGTGATTGACTCTGATTGCGTGTGACAATGAGGGCAAAGTGAACTTGTACTTGGAAATCTGCGATGGATGAGTTCTAGCACTGGAATTCGACCATGGAGGCATTTCCAGATGAACATCTTCACACTGGGAGGGACTTTCAACTTCCCCAAGTGCTGCCAAATATGCTTTTGCTTCATGTGGTCAGGGCAGTGCTCTAATGGAGGGTGAAAAAATAGGTAAGCAATGTTATAACCTGAGGCCGTGTCATACATTTTAGATTTGTTGAGACTCCATTGAAGCACATCTTCTCCATCTACAGGTTGAATTGAGTAGATTCTGCTTTGAATTTCAGGGGAAAAACTGTTGGCAATCAGGTTGTGGTTCCAATTTCTATCAGGCAGCATAAGTTCTTTTACCCAGAAGACCGGATTCTGCGGGACAATAGGTTGCGACGGAGGGATACGGAACGGATACGGCGGAGGTAACCAAGGGTCGCTAAATACTCGGATAGAACTACCAGAGCCAACCCTCCAGTTCAGGCCTTTTTCAACAACCGTTCGGCCCTCTAAGATGCTACGCCAACCCCAAGAAGGTAAGCCTCCTAACTCAGCACTCATCGCATTGCTGTATTTAAAGTATTTACCTTTCAATGTTCTTGCTAGGATAGAATTAGGCTGAGTAGCAATCCTCTAGTACTGTTTTCCTAATAAAGCGAGGTTCAGAGCCCTCAAATCTTTCAGGCCTAGTCCCCCCTCCTTCTTAGGTCTGGACATTGTATCCCAGCCAATCCAAACCATTCTCCGTTCTGTTCCTTTTTGACCCCACCAGTATTGAGTAAAAATTCTGTGAATTTCATTAATGAGTGTGTCTGGCAGTCTGAAGCAGGAGAGTGTATAGATTGGAACAGCTTCCCCAACAGCCTTGAGTAAAACATTTCTTCCTGCGTTTGACACCATATTCTTCTGCCATCCTTGAACCTTTTTCTGAACCTTTTCCTTAATCAAGCCAAATGTAGCTTTTTTAGATTTGTTAACTAAAGAAGGGAGGCCCAAATATTTGTCCTGTGCACCGATATGTTCAATATGTAGCTTGGCTGCCACCTGGATCCGGATATGGTTTGGGGTATTGTTGCTAAAGAATATCGAGGATTTGTTGAGATTCACTTGTTGTCCACTAACCCTCTCGTATTCACCCAGGGTGTTTAGAATTTGTTCACAACCATATTCTGTTGCCTTAGAGAATAGAATAGAATCATCAGCAAAAAGGAGATGGCTAATAGTGGGACTTCTTCTGCACACCTGAATTCCTTGAATTCTACCGCTTGATTCCGctttgtgtagcaagaaggaaagaccttctgcacagaaaagaaaaagatagggggATAGAGGGTCACCTTGGCGGATACCTCTAGTTGGTTTGAAATAACCAAAGGGTTGTCCTTCCACAACAACGGAATAAGAAACGGTAGTTACTAATTCATGAATCCAGTTTATCCACCTTTCACCGAATCCGAACTTTGCTAAAATGAACCAAAGAAATTGCCACTCTACTCTATCATAAGCTTTACTCATATCTAACTTGACTGCCATTTCATGCTGCAGACCTGACTTTTTATTCTTTAGATAGTGCATACACTCATGAGTAATCAAGATATTGTCTGAAATTAAGCGGCCCTTGATAAAGGCACTTTGGGTAGGACTAATTAGTTTATTCATACAATCCTGTAGTCTATAGACGAgaactttagaaataattttgTAAATGACTGTAGACAAACTGATGGGTCTAACCTGTGTCATCGTAGTAGCATCCGACACTTTTGGGATGATACAGATATGTGTATGGTTGAAGCTTTTTAAAATTTTCCCCCTTGAAAGAAACTTCGAACTGCTCGAAAAACATCTGCACCCACTATATCCCAAaagaattgaaagaactttgcagTCATACCATCTTCTCCCGGTGCACTTTGCGGGTGAATACTAAAAGTGGCTCGCTTAACTTCCTCAATAGTGACTGGTCTTTGTAGCCTACGGTTCATGAAAGCTGTAACCTTAGGCTCAAAGTCCGAGAATAGGGGATCCGGGTCAGCCTGGGCAGTTGAGGAGAAAATGTCCCGAAAGTAGTCTTCCGCCACTGCTGCAATTGATGAATTGGACAAGGCTATTTCCCCATTCGGTCCATTCAGTCTCCAAATTTTATTCCTTCGAGTTCTGGTCCTGAATTTCCGGTGGAAGAAATTAGTGTTTCTGTCCCCCTCCTTTAACCACTTGATTCTCGACTTCTCCTTCCAGTACATCTCCTCTTGGATAAAGGCTTGTTCTAATTTATGTTCTAACTCTTGGATATCCTCTCCTCCATTAATCCCAACTCCCCTCAGCCCTTCAAGTTGTCGTTCCAAttcttcaattaatttttttgaattagaCCTACCCGTTTGCTGCCATGCCACTAATTGATGCCTGCATAATTTCAATTTTTGGGCTAAAacatacatggccgaaccattAAAATATGTTTCCCAGACTAGTCGAATGGTTTCCCTGACCTCCTCCCTACCACACCATCTCTTTTGAAATTTGAAACGCATAATTAGGTCCTCATTCCTCCTTCTATTCCCAAATCACGTGAATGGCGAATTTTTTAAGGATAAGATAAAAAACAAGACTTATTTTTGCATTCACAAATGATGATTTATAGAATGATATTCGATATATttttctttcatacaaaaaaagtATTGACATGAATtatttcaaaataataaaacgaGGAGAATTTATATGCATTGAGTTCCGACGTACtcaagaataaataaaaaagttaaaaatatttattttaaaaaaatataactattCAAGTTACAATCTTCTAATAgattataatttttgaataagtcataattacataaagtgcttgtttgggcgtcattattttgattaaaaaaaatctttttttaatgaaaaaatatcttttttttattttttagtgtgtttggcaaatttctagtagtaaaaataaaagcactagaaaaaaaaagttaaaatttagatttttttttctttaagaaaagatgttttttatgtaataaataaacaaaaaaatacttttatattattatactcaaacataaaattacttctactttttcataagatcttttaaaaaaagataactaaaaaaaaatcttttttttaaaaactcaCTCAAACAAGCTCAAAGAAATATAACTTTTAAAACATAGCTTTTTACATATTTTAAAACAATCTTGTTAAATGACTAATAGGCGTCTAGCCAACAACAAACTAATAAGTACTTTTGAATTACACTCCATAC from Arachis ipaensis cultivar K30076 chromosome B09, Araip1.1, whole genome shotgun sequence includes these protein-coding regions:
- the LOC110266388 gene encoding uncharacterized protein LOC110266388, with translation MGDHIHDFVNSTWRFCSSLGGWISGLILKPCKKVVGIVFTSSLSRLADGKDNCYPEFMDECIYISSSDDDLEEIEDPKRSLPQWATAERNSDYGGRPRHDSFSRGASTSGASSSNVNNNHS